The following are from one region of the Methanospirillum hungatei genome:
- a CDS encoding PKD domain-containing protein, which translates to MITGTVAARTALATLLLFSFVLICSAGAPALPCEFYGTVTIDGSPAPVGTILSAKINDAERGQYVLEEAGKYGGPGTFDQRLKVVAEENDLGTGSAQITFWINGQKAWQETAFQPGVSMNLDLSIGGDAPAVTNVPVDTPVIIAKTETGEESVETAILEPEVEVPTEEQLISDKPIVSDMPPQLPEMENPLPISSGEAMVADFIGDPVSGTVPLTVTFTDLSTGSPTMWAWDFGDGTTDMIANPVHQYMMPGTYTVRLTVSNQESSSTQIKEGYISVTDTSILHADFTASPTSGKPPLSVQFTDKSTGSPTMWAWTFGDGTGDMVANPGHTYATAGKYTVNLTIADATGQSSTSSKKDLILIEGAETPVPTITPIAVPSVPQTFVGTVELYGKPIQSGGTVEARVPGHDIKGQYNPIKTAKGVFGKSGTFSPKLQVQGVPADSEIEFWVADEMNRLVRAYILQDDGSYLWTVPYKPGQETQVRLVVLKNPPNEIPPIPVTPVPTGCAGVPSIPMSIQGDVHITDGTEYLDSEGVCHNCQPNIKVGGMIEARIEGYDVSGPENPFTMVNAGYFGSGNSSWADKLTVQGNCLPENANISFWVKDDGWPRYTQAWLINEDIDANETITVHGETHEVPYEGGKSRTVHLWAGPLPTVPPTPTPTPEPSAWEPQYFYGKAEFNGYPLRVGDRVMATREGIDLSNPTNPVSVLTFGQYGDPVGKEMLAVDVPYESIEQRDPITFWIKPQDFEYWYKAEVKNPLSSSDWGDTYPFTPGSITNVDLRSSDRADFMYFYDIVDTISNCILPEDYSGW; encoded by the coding sequence ATGATTACAGGAACCGTAGCCGCCCGGACGGCACTGGCTACACTCCTCCTGTTTTCCTTTGTACTTATCTGTTCTGCCGGGGCTCCGGCACTTCCCTGTGAGTTCTACGGAACCGTAACCATTGATGGCTCCCCTGCACCAGTAGGGACTATTTTATCAGCCAAAATCAATGATGCAGAACGAGGACAATATGTTCTTGAGGAAGCTGGTAAGTACGGAGGTCCGGGAACGTTTGACCAGCGGCTGAAAGTAGTCGCTGAGGAGAATGATCTGGGTACAGGGAGTGCACAGATTACATTCTGGATAAATGGACAGAAAGCATGGCAGGAGACAGCATTTCAGCCAGGAGTGAGTATGAATCTGGATCTCTCAATTGGTGGAGATGCACCTGCTGTGACCAATGTTCCTGTCGATACACCGGTAATTATTGCAAAGACTGAAACCGGAGAAGAATCAGTAGAAACTGCCATTCTGGAACCGGAGGTAGAAGTTCCGACAGAGGAACAGTTGATATCAGATAAACCGATAGTCAGTGATATGCCACCACAGCTTCCTGAGATGGAAAATCCTCTTCCAATCTCATCTGGTGAGGCCATGGTTGCTGATTTCATCGGGGATCCGGTTTCTGGAACAGTTCCGCTTACTGTTACCTTTACTGATCTCTCAACTGGGAGTCCGACCATGTGGGCCTGGGACTTTGGTGATGGTACAACGGATATGATTGCTAATCCGGTTCACCAGTACATGATGCCTGGAACTTATACGGTAAGACTTACCGTCTCAAATCAGGAATCCAGTTCAACTCAGATAAAAGAAGGGTACATTTCAGTGACTGATACTAGTATTCTTCATGCTGACTTTACTGCATCACCAACCTCTGGAAAACCACCTCTCTCGGTACAGTTCACAGATAAGTCAACAGGAAGTCCGACTATGTGGGCCTGGACTTTTGGTGACGGAACCGGAGATATGGTTGCAAATCCAGGACATACGTATGCAACTGCTGGAAAATACACGGTTAATCTGACTATAGCAGATGCAACTGGTCAGAGTTCCACCTCATCCAAAAAGGATCTGATCCTTATCGAAGGTGCAGAAACACCTGTTCCTACGATTACACCAATTGCAGTACCATCCGTCCCACAGACATTTGTGGGAACAGTCGAGCTGTATGGCAAACCAATTCAGAGTGGTGGAACTGTTGAAGCACGTGTTCCGGGTCATGACATAAAGGGTCAATATAATCCAATTAAAACTGCAAAAGGAGTATTTGGAAAAAGCGGTACCTTCTCTCCGAAACTTCAGGTTCAAGGTGTTCCTGCAGATTCAGAGATCGAGTTCTGGGTTGCTGATGAAATGAACCGGCTGGTCAGGGCGTACATCCTTCAGGATGATGGTTCATATCTCTGGACTGTCCCCTATAAGCCAGGCCAGGAAACACAAGTCAGACTTGTTGTTCTGAAAAATCCACCAAATGAAATACCACCTATTCCGGTTACTCCTGTTCCAACCGGCTGTGCAGGTGTTCCTTCTATTCCGATGAGTATTCAGGGCGATGTTCATATCACTGATGGAACTGAATACCTGGATTCAGAAGGAGTTTGTCATAACTGTCAGCCCAACATCAAGGTAGGAGGAATGATTGAAGCCCGGATTGAGGGGTATGATGTGTCAGGACCTGAAAATCCCTTCACGATGGTTAATGCCGGGTATTTCGGAAGTGGTAACAGCAGTTGGGCAGATAAACTCACCGTCCAGGGGAATTGTCTCCCTGAAAATGCCAACATCTCTTTCTGGGTAAAAGATGATGGCTGGCCACGGTATACTCAAGCCTGGCTTATTAATGAAGACATTGATGCAAATGAGACCATTACAGTTCATGGAGAAACCCATGAAGTTCCATATGAAGGTGGAAAATCCAGAACTGTTCACCTCTGGGCCGGACCATTACCAACTGTGCCACCGACTCCAACCCCGACTCCAGAACCTTCAGCATGGGAGCCCCAGTATTTCTACGGAAAGGCTGAATTCAATGGGTATCCACTCAGGGTAGGAGATAGGGTGATGGCAACCAGGGAAGGTATTGACCTCTCGAATCCGACAAATCCTGTTTCGGTATTAACCTTTGGGCAATATGGTGATCCAGTCGGAAAAGAGATGCTGGCAGTTGATGTGCCATATGAATCAATTGAGCAGCGTGATCCGATTACCTTCTGGATTAAACCTCAGGACTTTGAATATTGGTATAAAGCAGAGGTTAAAAATCCGTTGTCCAGTTCAGATTGGGGTGACACATATCCATTCACTCCAGGTTCGATAACCAACGTGGATCTCCGATCTTCAGATCGTGCAGACTTCATGTATTTCTACGACATTGTTGACACAATAAGCAATTGTATACTGCCGGAGGATTATTCCGGCTGGTAA
- a CDS encoding DUF3821 domain-containing protein gives MSKVMKGIGACLLILLLLAGIAPALAEDVEIKQLVPMFLKGTVYIGDTPAKPGITVESDILGFWGGSAVTMSNGTYGTASQPMMVQAGANETLKGEPVTFWLNGVKAEETILYEPGVNLDLDLHFSSAAENKLTVIPQGGDVFIGEEGLDVSLFLKSGDTIAWFDPTSEAYLTEPVGSIVIDNPKKFFIDPAQFMNRTGRWWIWSGEKSKQLGFIVKDPSIALRIWNQNEDQDINEDGGKITAGNFVNFRIESNLYSAIIQRGKGLAPEELGIINTVGSSNVTQVSYKFLRGTLNGVPDSDIALRELVVDANPWFWPDNDKTTSGWNTGALGTDKSRLYPNGEYNFYAEVDLNNIRNNYPGDQTGKAITKVIPAFIADDSIDVIINPGTVTRNSSFFVTIGGKPGKDYIVVIMECAPGEDDPTDCCALKMSGAPCERPPMIRPDQSGVADGDIAFDNKEGPFTIGSTKLSPDCCEKSGDIRSVVPTDDKPNARDVYENGVYYYAQVTTDGDNEPTPGYKTVEFTVGPDVAPDRPYRIHVQSVEPDISQVIDGDALVQVNKGVVTLDIKEEPPYYLGNDITLSGTNTDSNVVYLFMTGSQCQNKCGNDLLGWKRPDETENIIQPGLDMIELGCKEESDQFTTIVVPVKSDGTWTYTWKTQKAPINPGTYTVYASSQPINGCCLDCACAVTASRDIILEEPCFDAILEPDIITKPIECCPDGCSWTSMDEILLTGKACGFPHTGEGENVTKEINLWIFGEEKVGNDKYVNARIPVFCDDTFEVNLLNYISLCDLKPGAYSIILQHPMYNHKFDMVEETDVREPIEANRIWMVTSYPDEWSKLFPLDGPGYYQGEQAVSAIKNFLDQRLVDDKYIILTLRIVDDRVPTAAFSADPTQGSRPLEVQFKDESTGKNLTERYWEFGDGTTSTEVNPKHSYSEAGVYTVSLTVMNKDGVKDTATKPDYITVREPRIKADFVASPTSGAAPLSVKFSDKSTGSPTNWFWDFGDGFTSAGVKDPSHTYQYGGKYTVTLTITLGEEIDRVIKKDYITVIGGPQPTPTIGPYDPTKVHLYSGWNFISVARTLADGYNTAGVVFREVPTGGHAIWAYDPARQYWDQVLTGTTIAPLNGYWIYSVNPYTINLTFKNDPISAPITRNLPNGWAAIGFTGGNPATAKDTLKSVKDAWIYARGYDAQHQQWESTIVNGGQGENTYLFPSRGYWLYMEKPGTLAAIGV, from the coding sequence ATGAGTAAGGTGATGAAAGGAATCGGAGCCTGTCTTCTCATCCTTCTCCTTCTTGCAGGTATTGCACCTGCATTAGCAGAGGATGTGGAGATTAAGCAGCTGGTCCCGATGTTTCTGAAAGGAACGGTATATATCGGAGATACGCCTGCAAAGCCCGGAATCACAGTTGAATCTGATATTCTTGGATTCTGGGGTGGTTCTGCTGTTACAATGTCGAACGGAACATACGGAACTGCATCTCAACCGATGATGGTCCAGGCAGGAGCAAACGAGACACTGAAAGGTGAACCGGTAACCTTCTGGTTGAATGGTGTGAAAGCTGAAGAGACCATTCTGTATGAACCAGGTGTTAATTTGGATTTGGATCTGCATTTTTCAAGTGCAGCCGAGAATAAATTAACTGTCATTCCTCAGGGTGGAGATGTCTTCATCGGTGAGGAAGGACTTGATGTATCCTTGTTCCTGAAAAGCGGAGATACCATTGCCTGGTTTGATCCTACTTCAGAAGCATATCTTACCGAACCTGTCGGATCAATTGTCATTGATAATCCAAAGAAATTCTTCATTGATCCAGCACAGTTTATGAACCGTACCGGCCGGTGGTGGATATGGTCCGGAGAAAAATCCAAGCAACTCGGATTTATTGTCAAAGATCCATCTATTGCTCTTCGTATCTGGAATCAGAATGAAGACCAGGATATTAATGAAGATGGCGGTAAAATAACTGCAGGAAATTTCGTCAACTTCCGGATTGAATCAAACCTTTACTCTGCGATCATTCAGCGTGGTAAAGGACTTGCTCCAGAAGAATTAGGAATCATTAACACAGTCGGGTCATCCAATGTGACCCAGGTTTCCTACAAATTCCTCCGTGGAACCCTTAATGGAGTTCCGGACTCTGATATTGCTCTGCGAGAACTTGTAGTTGATGCAAATCCCTGGTTCTGGCCTGATAATGATAAAACCACCTCTGGATGGAACACTGGTGCATTAGGTACTGACAAAAGCCGTCTCTATCCGAATGGTGAGTATAATTTCTATGCTGAAGTTGATCTGAACAATATCAGAAATAATTATCCAGGTGATCAGACTGGTAAGGCAATTACCAAGGTGATTCCAGCATTCATCGCAGATGACTCAATTGATGTCATCATTAATCCGGGAACTGTAACCCGTAACTCGTCATTCTTCGTAACTATCGGAGGAAAACCTGGCAAGGATTACATCGTTGTCATTATGGAATGTGCTCCGGGTGAGGATGATCCGACGGATTGCTGTGCTCTCAAGATGAGTGGTGCACCCTGTGAGCGTCCACCGATGATCAGGCCTGATCAGAGTGGTGTAGCAGACGGAGACATCGCATTTGATAACAAAGAAGGCCCCTTCACGATTGGTTCGACCAAACTTTCACCAGATTGTTGTGAAAAATCTGGAGATATCCGATCAGTAGTTCCAACTGATGATAAGCCAAATGCACGTGATGTCTATGAGAATGGTGTATATTATTATGCTCAGGTCACCACAGACGGTGATAATGAGCCAACACCAGGATATAAGACCGTAGAATTCACAGTCGGACCGGATGTAGCACCTGACCGTCCATATCGGATTCATGTTCAGAGTGTTGAACCAGACATCTCTCAAGTCATTGATGGAGATGCTCTTGTTCAGGTGAATAAGGGAGTAGTCACTCTTGACATAAAGGAAGAACCGCCATATTACCTTGGTAATGACATAACCCTCTCCGGCACGAACACTGACAGCAATGTTGTCTACCTGTTCATGACTGGTAGCCAGTGCCAGAACAAGTGTGGTAATGATCTCCTTGGATGGAAACGTCCTGATGAGACTGAAAATATCATCCAGCCAGGTCTTGACATGATTGAGCTTGGTTGTAAGGAAGAATCTGACCAGTTCACGACCATTGTTGTGCCAGTGAAGAGTGACGGAACCTGGACATACACGTGGAAGACCCAGAAGGCTCCAATTAATCCAGGAACGTATACTGTCTATGCATCCAGCCAGCCAATTAATGGGTGTTGTCTGGATTGTGCCTGTGCTGTAACTGCTTCCAGAGATATAATTCTCGAGGAACCATGCTTTGACGCAATCCTCGAACCGGATATCATTACAAAACCGATTGAATGTTGTCCTGATGGTTGCAGCTGGACTTCAATGGATGAGATTCTTCTGACTGGAAAGGCATGTGGATTCCCACACACCGGAGAAGGAGAGAATGTCACCAAAGAGATTAACCTGTGGATATTCGGAGAAGAGAAGGTAGGCAATGACAAATATGTCAATGCAAGAATCCCTGTCTTCTGTGATGATACCTTTGAGGTGAACCTGCTCAACTACATCAGTCTCTGTGATCTCAAACCTGGTGCATACAGCATCATATTGCAGCACCCCATGTATAACCACAAGTTTGACATGGTAGAGGAGACTGATGTCCGTGAACCAATAGAGGCAAACCGGATCTGGATGGTCACTTCCTATCCAGATGAGTGGAGCAAGCTCTTCCCACTCGACGGTCCGGGATACTACCAGGGTGAACAGGCAGTCTCTGCAATCAAGAACTTCCTTGACCAGCGGCTGGTTGATGACAAATATATCATCCTCACCTTGAGAATTGTTGATGACCGTGTTCCGACAGCAGCATTCAGTGCTGACCCGACTCAGGGAAGCAGACCGCTTGAAGTTCAGTTCAAAGATGAATCAACCGGAAAGAATCTGACCGAGCGATACTGGGAGTTTGGAGATGGCACTACTTCAACTGAAGTCAATCCAAAGCACAGCTATAGTGAAGCAGGTGTTTATACCGTTTCACTGACTGTTATGAACAAAGACGGTGTAAAAGACACTGCAACCAAGCCGGACTACATAACCGTTCGTGAGCCTCGTATTAAGGCAGACTTTGTTGCAAGCCCCACCTCAGGGGCAGCACCTCTTTCTGTTAAGTTCTCTGACAAGTCGACAGGATCACCGACTAACTGGTTCTGGGACTTTGGTGATGGATTCACCTCTGCTGGTGTAAAAGATCCATCTCATACCTACCAGTATGGAGGAAAGTATACCGTTACCCTGACCATTACTCTTGGTGAGGAAATTGACCGGGTAATCAAGAAAGACTATATTACTGTCATTGGTGGGCCACAGCCAACTCCGACCATCGGACCATATGACCCAACCAAGGTTCATCTCTACAGTGGCTGGAACTTTATATCAGTTGCACGAACCCTTGCAGATGGATATAACACTGCAGGTGTCGTCTTTAGGGAAGTTCCAACTGGTGGGCATGCAATCTGGGCATATGATCCGGCACGGCAGTACTGGGATCAGGTTCTTACGGGAACAACCATTGCCCCATTGAACGGATACTGGATTTATTCAGTTAACCCGTATACCATCAATCTGACCTTCAAGAATGATCCGATTAGTGCGCCAATCACCCGGAACCTTCCAAATGGATGGGCAGCAATCGGATTTACCGGAGGCAATCCGGCAACAGCAAAGGATACCCTGAAATCAGTCAAGGATGCATGGATTTATGCCCGTGGCTATGATGCACAGCACCAGCAGTGGGAATCAACCATTGTAAACGGTGGACAGGGTGAGAACACATATCTCTTCCCATCGAGGGGATACTGGCTCTATATGGAAAAGCCTGGAACACTGGCTGCCATTGGTGTGTGA